The proteins below are encoded in one region of Oncorhynchus clarkii lewisi isolate Uvic-CL-2024 chromosome 33, UVic_Ocla_1.0, whole genome shotgun sequence:
- the LOC139393123 gene encoding pleiotrophin-A-like, whose amino-acid sequence MSGQQQWTLLAVMALLVLTVTAGEGGKAEKQGKKERKSDCGEWQWSVCVANEGDCGLGTREGTRTGTDCKQTIKTQRCKIPCNWKKQFGGECKYDFQAWGECDMVTGKKNRSGVLKRALMDATCPNTVSATKPCGKIPKTKLQDAKKPKREGKKRERTPMD is encoded by the exons aTGTCAGGACAGCAGCAGTGGACGCTTCTGGCCGTCATGGCCCTCCTGGTCCTCACAGTGACAGCAGGCGAGGGGGGGAAAGCTGAGAAACAAG GGAAGAAGGAGCGTAAGTCGGACTGTGGGGAGTGGCAGTGGAGTGTGTGCGTGGCCAACGAGGGTGACTGCGGCCTGGGCACCAGGGAGGGCACACGCACTGGCACCGACTGCAAGCAGACCATCAAGACCCAGCGCTGCAAGATCCCCTGTAACTGGAAGAAGCAGTTTGGAG GTGAATGCAAGTATGACTTCCAGGCCTGGGGAGAGTGTGACATGGTGACGGGGAAGAAGAACCGGTCGGGGGTGCTGAAACGAGCTCTCATGGATGCCACCTGTCCTAACACAGTGAGCGCCACCAAGCCCTGCGGCAAGATCCCCAAGACCAAGCTGCAAG ATGCCAAGAAGCCGAAGCGggaggggaagaagagggagCGCACCCCGATGGATTAG
- the LOC139393122 gene encoding muscarinic acetylcholine receptor M2-like, whose translation MEMFNFTNFTYWNASEGTDAGPVTEPESPYKTVEVVFIVLVAGSLSLVTVIGNILVMLSIKVNRNLQTVNNYFLFSLACADLIIGLCSMNLYTVYIVIGYWPLGPVVCDLWLALDYVVSNASVMNLLIISFDRYFCVTKPLSYPVKRTTKMAGMMIAAAWVLSFILWAPAILFWQFIVGGRTVPERECYIQFFSNAAVTFGTAIAAFYLPVIIMVILYIQISIASKSRVKKETRKPSGPNPEALSHEQARASNTAKPINNNLTAEDTEQGTTQATDDVANQHEGKLQNGKGPSTTGGEEEMEGEDGGRENCAHGEEKESSNDSTSGSAAASNHKEEEAVPSRANCNTELVQQPTRHRAKAGGSKLTCIKIKTSSLKGDCYTPSNATVEIVSATEKQNHVARKIVKMTKQPPKKKKAPPSREKKVTRTIMAILVAFVATWTPYNVMVLINTFCSSCIPSTVWTIGYWLCYINSTINPACYALCNVTFKKTFKHLLLCQYKNIRSAR comes from the coding sequence ATGGAGATGTTCAATTTCACCAACTTCACCTACTGGAATGCCTCAGAAGGCACTGACGCAGGGCCTGTCACTGAACCCGAAAGCCCATACAAGACTGTGGAGGTGGTGTTCATCGTATTGGTGGCTGGGTCCCTCAGCCTGGTCACCGTTATTGGAAATATCCTGGTCATGCTTTCCATTAAGGTCAATAGGAACCTACAGACTGTCAACAACTACTTTTTATTCAGCCTTGCATGTGCTGACCTAATCATCGGGCTGTGTTCCATGAACTTGTATACGGTATACATAGTGATTGGCTACTGGCCCTTAGGGCCTGTGGTGTGTGATCTGTGGCTAGCCTTGGACTATGTAGTGAGTAACGCATCTGTCATGAACCTACTCATTATCAGTTTTGACAGATACTTCTGTGTCACAAAGCCCCTCAGCTACCCTGTCAAAAGGACCACCAAGATGGCAGGGATGATGATTGCTGCTGCCTGGGTCCTGTCCTTCATTCTGTGGGCCCCGGCCATCCTTTTCTGGCAGTTCATCGTGGGCGGGCGGACAGTGCCTGAGAGGGAGTGTTACATTCAGTTCTTCTCTAATGCAGCAGTCACCTTCGGCACGGCCATCGCAGCATTCTACCTGCCCGTTATCATCATGGTCATTCTCTACATACAGATCTCTATAGCCAGTAAAAGCCGGGTAAAGAAGGAGACCAGGAAGCCGTCAGGGCCCAACCCAGAGGCCCTGTCCCACGAGCAGGCAAGGGCCAGTAATACTGCCAAGCCCATCAACAACAACCTGACAGCAGAGGACACAGAGCAGGGCACGACCCAAGCCACAGATGACGTGGCAAACCAGCACGAAGGTAAACTGCAGAACGGCAAGGGCCCGTCCACCacgggtggagaggaggagatggagggtgaAGACGGGGGAAGGGAGAACTGTGCCCacggagaggagaaagagagctcCAACGACTCGACATCTGGCAGTGCAGCGGCGTCCAACCACAAAGAAGAAGAAGCGGTGCCATCCAGAGCAAACTGCAACACCGAGCTCGTTCAGCAGCCAACCCGCCACCGGGCCAAGGCAGGCGGCTCCAAACTCACCTGCATCAAGATTAAGACCAGTTCTCTCAAGGGGGACTGCTACACGCCCTCCAACGCCACGGTGGAGATCGTCTCCGCCACGGAGAAGCAGAACCATGTGGCGCGGAAAATCGTGAAGATGACCAAGCAGCCGCCCAAGAAGAAGAAAGCACCACCGTCTCGGGAGAAGAAGGTGACCCGTACCATCATGGCCATCCTGGTGGCCTTTGTGGCCACCTGGACCCCTTACAATGTCATGGTGCTCATCAACACCTTCTGCTCCAGCTGCATCCCCAGCACAGTCTGGACTATCGGCTACTGGCTGTGCTACATAAACAGCACCATCAACCCCGCCTGCTATGCCCTCTGCAATGTCACTTTCAAAAAGACATTCAAACATCTCCTCCTCTGCCAATACAAAAACATCAGGTCAGCTAGATGA